One genomic segment of Helianthus annuus cultivar XRQ/B chromosome 14, HanXRQr2.0-SUNRISE, whole genome shotgun sequence includes these proteins:
- the LOC110908703 gene encoding IQ domain-containing protein IQM2 codes for MGLSYSCPFTAYTDLETTSSSIISELCLKNEDSETIEAHMGQETVLDYAKMKEMCTEFPEFNNVMNEFTQSSIFDLGSPEHEAAIKLQKVYKSFRTRRKLADCAVQIEQSLWKLIDFAELKQSSISFFNLEKQETAFSRWSRARTRAAKVGKGLSKNSKAQKLALQHWLEAIDPRHRYGHNLQFYYGKWLLSQSKEPFFYWLDIGEGKEINLVEKCPRSKLQQQCIKYLGPIERQAYEVVIKDGKLLYKQTGEYIDTTGELKGAKWIFVLSTSKILYVGIKKKGSFQHSSFLAGGATLAAGRIVAEKGSLKAIWPHSGHYQPTQENFQDFISFLHENKVDTTYVKMDSDEDKEPISNHVRTHSSEEDMCEKQPSENTNDNPSNGLNLRTLEIPNIDDVVTNKSTKIQTSASCSKDSCLETILDGYEAAEDSFDSQQNRTSSMHELSDDEDEPCISDDVVQRISSHKETSCFQLGRQLSCTWSTGAGPRIGCLRDYPTELQSHALEQANLSPKSAPSSLRFTNTALCTSPLSFENPSLLRRNKPPFRTQSTPLDIGSVWVTQLFD; via the exons ATGGGGCTATCATATTCTTGCCCCTTCACTGCTTATACAGATTTAGAGACCACTTCAAGCTCCATTATTTCAGAACTTTGTTTAAAAAATGAAGATTCTGAGACAATTGAAGCCCATATGGGTCAAGAAACAGTGCTAGATTATGCCAAAATGAAGGAAATGTGCACCGAATTTCCTGAATTCAACAATGTGATGAATGAGTTCACACAATCATCCATTTTTGATCTTGGAAGCCCGGAACATGAAGCGGCTATTAAGTTGCAAAAAGTGTATAAAAGCTTTCGAACACGACGAAAGTTGGCTGACTGTGCTGTCCAGATTGAACAAAGCTT GTGGAAGCTTATTGATTTTGCGGAATTAAAACAAAGTTCTATATCTTTTTTCaatcttgaaaaacaagaaaCCGCCTTTTCGCGTTGGTCCAGAGCAAGAACAAGGGCTGCAAAG GTTGGAAAAGGTTTATCGAAAAACAGCAAAGCACAGAAGCTCGCTTTACAACACTGGCTCGAAGCG ATTGATCCGAGACATCGTTACGGGCATAATCTTCAGTTCTATTATGGAAAATGGCTGCTTTCTCAAAGCAAAGAACCCTTCTTTTACTG GTTGGATATAGGAGAAGGGAAAGAAATAAATCTCGTCGAAAAATGCCCGCGATCAAAACTTCAACAACAATGCATTAAATACCTCGGCCCG ATAGAGAGACAAGCATATGAAGTTGTGATAAAGGATGGAAAgttattatacaaacaaacaGGGGAGTATATCGACACTACTGGAGAACTTAAGGGGGCTAAGTGGATATTTGTGCTAAGTACATCCAAGATTTTGTATGTTGGGATAAAGAAAAAAGGGTCATTTCAACATTCAAGTTTTCTGGCTGGTGGAGCTACATTGGCTGCTGGTAGAATTGTTGCTGAAAAAGGGTCACTAAAG GCGATCTGGCCTCATAGCGGCCATTATCAACCTACACAAGAAAACTTTCAAGATTTCATTTCGTTTCTTCACGAAAACAAAGTGGATACGACTTACGTTAAG ATGGATTCAGATGAAGATAAAGAACCGATTAGTAATCACGTAAGAACACACTCGTCAGAAGAAGATATGTGCGAAAAACAGCCTTCAGAAAACACGAATGATAATCCATCAAACGGTCTTAACCTACGCACACTTGAAATACCAAACATCGATGACGTTGTTACAAACAAAAGCACCAAGATTCAGACATCCGCATCATGTTCTAAAGATTCCTGCTTAGAGACAATATTGGACGGCTATGAAGCCGCAGAAGACTCATTCGATTCACAACAAAACCGCACGTCATCAATGCATGAATTGTCcgatgatgaagatgaaccaTGCATTAGTGATGATGTTGTTCAAAGGATTAGTTCACATAAAGAAACAAGTTGTTTTCAACTAGGAAGACAGTTATCTTGTACATGGAGTACGGGTGCTGGACCGCGCATTGGTTGTTTGCGCGATTACCCAACCGAGCTACAATCACATGCTTTAGAACAAGCCAATTTATCACCGAAAAGTGCCCCTAGCAGCCTTCGGTTTACCAACACCGCATTATGCACGAGCCCTTTGTCTTTTGAAAACCCGAGTTTGTTACGAAGAAATAAACCGCCTTTTAGGACACAATCCACTCCGTTAGATATCGGGTCGGTTTGGGTTACACAATTatttgattaa
- the LOC110906966 gene encoding uncharacterized protein LOC110906966 — protein sequence MSYRVFSGIGGELGLLSEYSVCPIVPVKKKPEDDVEIVPETQPPKGKGKRNKGKQVVGDQTSKPKATKWTPIEEEALAKAFIGTSDNPVKGNNQSGEGFWSKVLAKFLALMDQGPYRDLDSVSSKWRKLNSSINRFCEEYNKLYTSDRRSGWNDEDVFKMALEKYKEKNGSNFPHVRAWMVVKDEPKYRPIPNEVAMAKRQKTSEMGSLSAGGSDARCHINLNDDADYDEDEYNVREPERPPGRDKTKKERAKGKEKEKVDPHMVEFMEHLKMYNDVTAQKTKAKERGIEEKSRASEEKLKEKVRLANEKIRISDEKIRLKEWEIITMNSAQF from the exons ATGAGTTACCGGGTTTTTTCCGGAATTGGTGGTgaactcgggttactctcggagtactccgtttgtcca ATTGTTCCCGTTAAAAAAAAACCCGAAGACGATGTGGAGATTGTTCCCGAAACCCAACCGCCTAAAGGGAAAGGAAAACGAAACAAAGGCAAACAAGTGGTGGGTGATCAAACGTCGAAACCGAAGGCGACTAAGTGGACCCCAATCGAAGAAGAAGCCTTAGCCAAGGCTTTCATTGGCACTTCCGACAACCCGGTAAAAG gTAATAACCAATCGGGTGAGGGGTTTTGGTCCAAGGTATTGGCCAAGTTTCTCGCCTTGATGGACCAAGGCCCGTATCGAGATCTCGACTCGGTTTCCTCGAAGTGGCGAAAATTGAACTCGTCCATCAATCGGTTTTGCGAGGAATATAACAAATTATATACAAGTGACCGTCGTAGCGGGTGGAACGACGAGGATGTGTTCAAAATGGCATTGGAAAAGTataaggaaaagaatggttccaaCTTTCCTCACGTTCGCGCGTGGATGGTTGTAAAAGACGAACCAAAATATAGGCCTATTCCTAACGAGGTGGCGATggcgaaacgccaaaaaacatcgGAAATGGGTAGTTTAAGCGCCGGTGGATCGGACGCGAGGTgtcacataaacttaaatgatGACGCCGACTATGACGAAGACGAGTATAACGTACGTGAACCGGAGCGTCCACCGGGCCGAGACAAAACAAAGAAGGAGCGGGCCaagggaaaagaaaaggaaaaggtggaCCCGCACATGGTTGAGTTTATGGAACACCTAAAAATGTACAACGACGTCACGGCCCAAAAAACGAAGGCGAAGGAGCGGGGCATTGAAGAAAAAAGTCGCGCATCGGAAGAAAAGTTAAAAGAGAAGGTCCGATTGGCGAATGAGAAAATCCGAATTTCCGATGAAAAAATTCGGCTCAAGGAATGGGAAATAATTACGATGAATTCGGCTCaattttaa
- the LOC110906965 gene encoding uncharacterized protein K02A2.6-like, translating to MEAYVDDLVIKSKMEHQMFDDIQETFKNLRKVNMKLNPEKCSFGFEEGKFLGHIVGKQSIKANPNKVKVVLEAKPPKTKKETTNNEAEYEALIAGLRLAKEMKVQKLEVFTDSLLVSSQVNDSYVAKEPNMRRYKEKSKELMNTFQMCTIKQIPRSQNKKADALSKLASLTFAHLTKKVLVEVLKVPSIDELEIQDGMDIVGPFPPSKGGVKFLPVAVDYFTKWPEVKPLEKITGKQVIDFVWENIICRYGLRGVLVTDNGKQFAEKPFSSWCKEYRINQVFSSVAYPQSNGQVERTNRSIVEVIKTRLGRYESN from the exons ATGGAAGCATATGTtgatgacttggtgatcaaaagcaagatGGAACACCAGATGTTCGATGACattcaagaaactttcaagaacctaagaaaggttaacatgaagctcaacccTGAAAAATGCTCATTTGGGTTTGAGGAAGGAAAGTTCCTGGGCCATATTGTTGGAAAACAAAGCATCAAGGCTAACCCAAATAAGGTGAAAGTTGTTCTTGAAGCCAAACCACCAAAGActaagaaggag accaccaataacgaggctgaatatgaGGCACTGATCGCCGGTTTAAGACTGGCCAAAGAGATGAAGGTccagaagcttgaagtgttcactgattcaTTACTGGTCTCAAGCCAAGTAAACGATAGCTACGTCGCTAaagagcccaacatgagaagatacaaagaaaaatccaaagaATTGATGAACACCTTCCAAATGTGTACAATCAAGCAGATTCCAAGGTCCCAAAACAAGAAGGCAGATGCCTTAAGCAAGCTTGCTTCTCTTACTTTTGCTCACCTAACAAAGAAGGTGTTAGTAGAAGTGTTAAAAGTTCCATCAATTGATGAATTGGAAATTCAAGAC ggaatggacattgttggtccATTTCCCCCAAGCAAAGGAGGAGTAAAATTCTTGCCGGTGGCAGTAGATTATTTCACAAAGTGGCCCGAAGTTAAACCACTTGAGAAGATTACAGGCAAACAGGTCATCGACTTTgtttgggaaaacatcatttGCCGATATGGATTGCGGGGGGTACTTGTCACTGATAATGGGAAGCAATTTGCTGAGAAGCCTTTCAGCAGTTGGTGTAAAGAGTACAGGATCAATCAggtcttcagctcagtggcttacccgcaatcaaatgGTCAGGTCGAAAGGACAaatcgaagcatagtggaagttatcaaaacaagattgggaaGGTACGAAAGCAACTAG